TTTATTTCAACAATAAGGAAAGTAAGTACGAAAAAACAGCTTTGGTTTCTATGTGTCATTTGTTTTTTCTTTTTGAGTGTTTTTATTTTTGATATTTCGCTTTCCTGGGGGGTTTTGGGATTAGTAATCCTTTGTTTTGCCTGTGAACTCATGGATAGTTCTTTGGGTATGGGTTATGGTACTACCCTCACACCTGTTCTGCTGGCTTTCGGGTATGAGCCACTGGAACTGATTCCAACCATCTTACTTTCAGAATTTCTCAGCGGTTTTGCTTCATCCTATTTTCATCATGAGACGGGGAATGTTGATTTCACACGGCAATCCCGAGATTTTAGAGTGGCAATGCTTTTAGCTTTAGGAAGTGTGGTGGGCGTGGCGATCGGTGTTAATGTTGCTATTACGATAAACCCACAATACCAGTTGATAAAACTTGCATTACAAAATATATGTTCAGATCACAATGAACACGCAGGGTTTCCTGCATTGACTTGTGACCCACTTGCTTTATGAGAAGCATACCTCTCATAATATTGTACATACCGTGACATTCGATGACTAAAGAGAACAGTAAAAGTGGCCTAAAGCCTTGAACCAAATAACAATTTATAAAAAAGGGAGTCTAAGAGATGAAAGACAAAACAGATGTATTGGTGATCGGTGGTAGTGCCGCCGGAATCGTTGTTGCAACAACGGGCAAATCTCATTATCCAGACAAAGATTTTCTACTTGTTCGGAAGGAGCAAAAGGTGCTTGTGCCTTGTGGTATCCCATACATTTTTGGATCTTTGGATAGTAGTGAAAAAAATCTTATCCCCGATGCAACACTATCGGATAACAAGGTACGTTTAAAAATAGATGAAGCCATTGCAGTTGACCCTCAAAAAAAACTTTGTCGAACTGCAGACGGTACTGAGATCGAATTTGATAAACTTATCTTCGCAACTGGTTCTACTCCGGTTGCTCCCCAATGGCTTAAAGGGGTGGATAAGGGGAATGTGTTTTCTATTCACAAAGACAAAGTTGTGATAGATGTGATCAAAGAAAAGCTTAAGGATGCAAGTAAGGTAATTGTTATTGGTGGTGGTTTTATTGGTGTCGAAATGGCAGATGAGATCAATAAGTACGGCAAGGATGTTACTTTAGTTGAACTATTGCCAAATATTTTGTCACTTGCTTTTGATGAAGAGCTGGCTGTAAAAGCGGAGGATATTCTGGAATCCAGAGGTGTAACTATCAGAACTGGTGAAGGTGTTCAAGAAATACTTGGGGAGGAAAATGTTTCAGGAGTACTGCTAAAAAATGGAGAAACTCTAGCTGCTGATGTTGTGATTTTAGCTATGGGGTATCGACCAAATGTTAGTCTTGCCCGGCAAACAGGTATAAACATAAACGATCTGGGCTTTATTTGTGTAGATGAATATATGAGAACCTGTAATAACTCAGATATCTTTGCAATAGGTGACTGTGCTGAGAAAAAGGGGTTTATAATGGGAATGCAGACAGGAGTGATGCTTGCTTCTACTGCTTGTGCAGAGGCGAGGATTGCCGGCATGAATTTATTTTCAATTTCTGCAGTAAAAACTTTTGGTGGAACCATTTCCATGTTTTGCACCGTTATTGGAGACACTGCCTTTGGTGCGGCTGGAATAATTGAAAGTCGCGCGAAGGAATTGGGGCTCACTATTGTTACCGGTACTTTTGAAGGAATTGATAAACATCCCGGAACCTTACCTGGGACCCAGAAACAAACCGTAAAATTGATTGTAGCCAAAGAATCAGGAAACCTGATCGGTGGAGAGGTGATCGGTGGCGCTGGTACAGGAGAATTAATCAATCTGATTGGATTTTCAATTGAGAATAGAATTACGATAGCTTCTTTTATAACTGCCCAGATCGCCACGCATCCATTGCTCACTGGACCACCAACAGCCTATCCATTGATCAAAGCGGCTGAAGCAGCTGCAAAGAAGCGAAAATTTGTGAGCTGAAAAGTCTGATCGCATAGGAAAAACAAACTTAACATTGATGGTCTCGCAAATTGAGATGAATGCTTTTTCTCTATCCGTCTATTGTATCAGGAAAAGGTTTTTTTAATAGAGATCTCTTTGCGGGATCAGCAATGTTACTATTTCAAATCATCATTGTATAGGTGGGTATAAGAAGAGCCAATCAGAGTTCATTTAAATAGGATAGAGAATATTTGGAGAGAAATGTCGTTGAATATTGAGCTATGGAGTTTATGACTTCGACATTCTGTAGTCCTTGTTCGTTATTCAATTGTTCACAGAGCGGAGAGGGGGGGATTCAATCAGCCTGATTGCTGGTTCTTGTCGTAAATGCGTGTAACGTGTTATAAAATAGTATCTTATGGAAAGGATAATATAGGAGTATATTTCCCATTATTTCCTGAAAGTTTCCATAAATTACTTTGTAAGCTGGAAGGATTCTGGAAGTTCTGCCGTCTTTAGTAAGTAGGGGAGCGTTCTGTGTAATTTCTTTTTGCATTGGGAAGTCCTATTTTTTTCTATGGATGAATCACAATGGCGTTACCCTGGATCCTAAACTTTCCTGAGCTTTACTATATCCAAGGTTTATCATCTCTGATGCTCGATCAAATTCTAGAGTACCACAGGCATTTCTGGCAATTTCAATAAGGTGATCTGGTGGGTAAGCAGCAAGTTTTTGTCTTGCGATGGTACTTTGCATGGCGTCAAAAGCCTGATTCGCTATGTCGTATACTCCCCAGTCAATATTACCAATACTTGTTTTCATTTGCTGGAAACGGTCAATAAAATCCCCAACTTTTTGCCGGAGAGGTGAAGCAGAATTCTCAGGTAAGGTTTTAATACTGCTATTGTCCGGTTTGACTTCAATTGCTCCACCTAGATTGACTGCAATGGTTAAGTCAGTTCCATCTCCAAAAGTAGGTGCAATTGGGACAGGGTTCAAAACACCGCCATCAATAAGGTCAATACCTTTATAATTATAAGGTGTAAAGAACAGGGGTAACGAGATTGAAGCTCTGACAGCATCAAACAGTTTTCCAGATTGTATCCAGACCTCTTTTTCTCTCTGCACGTTGGCTGCTACAGCAGTAAAGGGTATAGGCAGATCTTCGATCAACTGATTCCCCACCAGCTCAATCAGGGTGTTGATGATTTTATCACCTTTGATAAGACCGGTCGTTTCCCATGAGAGATCGAGCAAATTGACCATATCAATTTTCGTTATGGAAGTTAGCCACTGTTCAAGTTCATCTAATGATGGCTGGGATCACTGGTCATTTCGAGGAAGCCAGTGGACTAAGATTAGAAAAAGTGAACGGAAACGGTATCTTAAAAACGCTTATCGAGTATTATTGACCAGGGCACGCCAAGGAATGATTATTGTGGTACCGACGGGAAATGATGAAGATCATACCCGCTCACCAGGGTTTTATAATCCAACCTATGAGTACTTAAAAAATGTAGGTTTCCCCGTTATAGTCTAATTGTTTAGCATAAAGAGAATTGTCAAATTTGATTAATCCGACCCTTAATTAACGTTGATTAAGAAAGAAGTTATTCAACATGGAAATATATGAACTTGTATTAGAGATTAAAAAATTTGCCCAGGAACGCGACTGGGAACAATTCCACAATCCCAAAGATCTGGCAGTTGCACTCGGTATTGAAGTCTCAGAGTTGCAGGAGATAATGCTGTGGACATCAGCTGAAAAATCAGCTGAGCGTGTGAATGAAAAGATTGAAGATATTCAGAATGAAGTGGGGGATATTTTAATCTATCTGCTTCGCTTTTGTGACGTGACCGGGATTGATCCAATAGAAGTTGTACGTGAGAAAATGAAGCTCAATGCTAAGAAATATCCAGTACATAAATCGAAGGGCAACTCAAAAAAATATACTGAGTTATGATATTCGATTTTAATAAAGTTCTTATGATTATTGTTGCCAGAAAAAGAAACGCTCCTTGCGGAGCGTCGGACTGGAGATGCTATCCCCAGCGCTGTTATGGGAAAAACTAGGTGAAAATGGAAGCAAAACCAAGAAAAAATGTAAAAAAGGAACGTGTCCTGGTTGGTTCCATTAAAGCAGTACATAGCAATTTTCATCAAAAAAGAGTGTTTGTTGCATTCCCTCCGAAACGACATAACAATACGGTCGCCATTGTGGCAAAGGGATCTTTGGTCATAGGTAGAAAAAAAATAGCTGACAGTCAATTTCCCTGCGATGTTCAAAAAGCTGATGGATATATTCTTAAAAAACCTGACGAATGGTAATATGACTTCACTCACTAGATAAACATGAATGGAAGAGTAAAGAATACAAAATTGAATGATCTGTATATATTCAGATTTCAAAAAGGACTGGAAGAGATGGGTAATTGGAAAACGAACAAGATCTACCTTCGGTAGACATGGCTTGGTTGCGTCATCGGGAGGAATATGCTTAACGAGACACTAGCAAAATGTGCCTCAAAACTCATCTCTTAATCAAGTTTTCAATAATAACAGCTTTTGCTGGTTATGAGATACGGAAGACAATGCCTGGGTATTGCTTAGGCATTTTTATTGAATCAATTGTGTGAAAAAGAACCTAATATGAATATTCAGCAACTGACATTTAGTATTAATCATTTTACTTGCAAAGTATCGTGCAAATAAAAACAAACTGATTATATTTAATTAAGTTATGGATAAAATACTTGCAAATAATGGGTATATGCTGATGGATAAATTTATTTAAGAGAGTTTGCATCACCACCAAATTTAGACCAAAATGAGGGTGTTAGGGCAATGAGGGTGGAAATGAATAACGCTAATATGTACCCTCCAGTATTTTGGACATATCCTCATACACAAGACTCCCTAAACGTTATTTTGTTTAATGGAGAGCGGGCATCAGAGTGGGAAAAGGTGAACTCCTATTTAGAGGAGCAAGGGGGGTACATTAATAATGCCAAGGTTCGGGAGTTGACTGGGCTTACAGACAGATCTGCTGTCTCAAGATTGCTTAAAAAGTGGGTTGAACGAGGATTTTTAAGGAAGTATCAACCATCGGCTGGTGGATATAAGAATGTTAAATATGCTCTTAATAGCTCTGCTCCAGACGTAAAAGGAATAACCGAATAAACAACTGATGGCGTCACTCGTAAAGAA
The sequence above is drawn from the Candidatus Neomarinimicrobiota bacterium genome and encodes:
- a CDS encoding sulfite exporter TauE/SafE family protein; protein product: MRWFISTIRKVSTKKQLWFLCVICFFFLSVFIFDISLSWGVLGLVILCFACELMDSSLGMGYGTTLTPVLLAFGYEPLELIPTILLSEFLSGFASSYFHHETGNVDFTRQSRDFRVAMLLALGSVVGVAIGVNVAITINPQYQLIKLALQNICSDHNEHAGFPALTCDPLAL
- a CDS encoding FAD-dependent oxidoreductase — encoded protein: MKDKTDVLVIGGSAAGIVVATTGKSHYPDKDFLLVRKEQKVLVPCGIPYIFGSLDSSEKNLIPDATLSDNKVRLKIDEAIAVDPQKKLCRTADGTEIEFDKLIFATGSTPVAPQWLKGVDKGNVFSIHKDKVVIDVIKEKLKDASKVIVIGGGFIGVEMADEINKYGKDVTLVELLPNILSLAFDEELAVKAEDILESRGVTIRTGEGVQEILGEENVSGVLLKNGETLAADVVILAMGYRPNVSLARQTGININDLGFICVDEYMRTCNNSDIFAIGDCAEKKGFIMGMQTGVMLASTACAEARIAGMNLFSISAVKTFGGTISMFCTVIGDTAFGAAGIIESRAKELGLTIVTGTFEGIDKHPGTLPGTQKQTVKLIVAKESGNLIGGEVIGGAGTGELINLIGFSIENRITIASFITAQIATHPLLTGPPTAYPLIKAAEAAAKKRKFVS
- a CDS encoding DNA/RNA helicase domain-containing protein — encoded protein: MEVSHCSSSSNDGWDHWSFRGSQWTKIRKSERKRYLKNAYRVLLTRARQGMIIVVPTGNDEDHTRSPGFYNPTYEYLKNVGFPVIV
- a CDS encoding nucleotide pyrophosphohydrolase — encoded protein: MEIYELVLEIKKFAQERDWEQFHNPKDLAVALGIEVSELQEIMLWTSAEKSAERVNEKIEDIQNEVGDILIYLLRFCDVTGIDPIEVVREKMKLNAKKYPVHKSKGNSKKYTEL